One stretch of Gemmatimonadaceae bacterium DNA includes these proteins:
- a CDS encoding aminotransferase class V-fold PLP-dependent enzyme codes for MAYLDYTGASLFASSVLAQDLNRLSATVLGNPHSHSAPSLAATDAVSQARRAVLQFLGADDAEYAVIFTANASAACKLVGESFPFETGSALLLAADNHNSVVGMREFARARGATVEILPISAELRLTIRPETLPAAPRAPSLLAMPAQSNFSGVRHSLDLVAAARRRGWRVLLDAAAYLPTADLNLTEIQPDFLCLSLYKISGYPTGVGALVARREALATLRRPWFAGGTVDWVSMAHDRHRLTNAVEAFEDGSPHFLALGAVPLALRAVVESDRPRLRRHLARLTEALIMELVDACHPGGQPLVRLHGPRDMHQRGSTVSFTLLDHRGAAIPFWEVESAARAHRVAVRGGCFCNPGCAERAFGLSDERMPQCVDQLGDQFSIPAFATCMGDRPVGAVRVSMGLGSLQRDVEQFLRFVHTFARG; via the coding sequence ATGGCGTACCTCGACTACACCGGCGCAAGTCTCTTTGCTTCGTCTGTTCTCGCGCAAGATTTGAATCGTCTCTCGGCGACTGTGTTGGGGAACCCACACTCGCACTCGGCCCCCTCATTGGCTGCGACCGATGCCGTTTCGCAGGCGAGACGCGCCGTCTTGCAATTCCTCGGCGCGGACGACGCTGAGTACGCGGTGATCTTCACCGCCAATGCCTCCGCTGCGTGCAAGCTCGTCGGCGAGAGTTTTCCCTTCGAGACCGGAAGTGCGCTGCTCTTGGCCGCCGACAACCACAACTCCGTGGTGGGCATGCGAGAGTTCGCGCGGGCACGCGGGGCCACCGTGGAGATTCTGCCGATCTCCGCAGAGCTGCGGCTCACCATTCGGCCGGAGACACTCCCGGCCGCTCCGAGGGCTCCGTCGCTGCTGGCCATGCCCGCGCAAAGCAACTTTTCGGGCGTTCGGCATTCGTTGGACCTCGTCGCCGCGGCCCGGCGGCGTGGATGGCGGGTCTTGCTCGATGCCGCCGCCTATCTCCCGACTGCCGATCTGAATCTCACTGAGATTCAACCCGACTTTCTCTGTCTCTCCCTGTATAAGATCAGCGGCTACCCCACGGGGGTCGGCGCACTGGTTGCTCGCCGTGAGGCCTTGGCCACGCTGCGTCGCCCTTGGTTCGCGGGTGGCACTGTCGACTGGGTTTCGATGGCGCACGACCGCCACCGCCTAACGAACGCGGTGGAAGCCTTCGAAGATGGGAGCCCGCACTTTTTGGCCCTCGGTGCCGTGCCGCTGGCTTTGCGCGCCGTCGTCGAGAGTGATCGACCGCGATTGCGGCGGCATCTGGCGCGACTGACAGAGGCACTCATCATGGAGCTCGTCGACGCCTGCCATCCGGGGGGGCAGCCCTTGGTGCGGCTGCATGGCCCGCGCGATATGCATCAGCGCGGCTCAACCGTTTCGTTCACGCTCCTGGATCATCGAGGCGCCGCCATTCCCTTTTGGGAAGTTGAATCCGCAGCACGAGCGCACCGCGTGGCCGTTCGGGGTGGGTGCTTCTGTAATCCCGGGTGCGCCGAGCGGGCGTTCGGCTTGAGCGACGAGCGGATGCCGCAGTGCGTTGATCAATTGGGCGATCAGTTTTCCATCCCGGCCTTCGCGACCTGCATGGGGGATCGACCGGTCGGTGCTGTCCGCGTGTCCATGGGGCTCGGCTCGTTGCAGCGGGATGTGGAACAGTTCCTTCGCTTTGTGCACACCTTCGCGAGGGGCTAG
- a CDS encoding Rieske (2Fe-2S) protein — protein sequence MTEQGVPLTRDDSAPEESRKVLRRRRFLVTLSGVLGAFAGLLATAPSLMALFSPVFRKPAASRWTKVIDDVNTVDVGVPFKVDFTETINDAWIETRALRSVWLYTDDAVSFRAFSSVCTHLGCSVGHDAEQKRFHCPCHHGLFDVKTGEVLGGPPPRPLDSLPVKVVDGEVFIQHLTFRTGIASKVET from the coding sequence GTGACTGAACAGGGAGTGCCTCTCACCCGCGACGATTCGGCGCCGGAGGAGTCTCGAAAAGTGCTTCGTCGTCGACGCTTTCTCGTCACACTGAGTGGAGTGCTCGGTGCTTTCGCGGGGCTCCTAGCGACGGCCCCGTCGCTGATGGCGTTGTTTTCGCCAGTCTTTCGAAAGCCGGCCGCGAGTCGCTGGACCAAGGTGATCGATGACGTGAACACGGTCGACGTCGGCGTTCCGTTCAAGGTGGACTTCACCGAGACAATCAACGACGCATGGATCGAGACGCGAGCCTTGCGAAGCGTGTGGTTGTATACCGATGACGCCGTTTCGTTTCGCGCATTCAGTTCCGTCTGTACCCACTTGGGCTGCAGCGTTGGTCATGATGCCGAACAGAAGCGCTTTCACTGCCCGTGTCACCACGGGCTCTTCGATGTGAAGACCGGTGAGGTGCTGGGCGGGCCGCCGCCGCGACCGCTCGATTCGCTCCCGGTGAAAGTGGTGGACGGCGAAGTGTTCATCCAGCACCTGACATTTCGCACGGGCATCGCATCCAAGGTGGAGACATGA
- a CDS encoding methyltransferase domain-containing protein has product MIALFTRERRWRAALVALAAPSPGDVLVDLGCGTGTLAIQLKQACQASEVLGVDPDPAVLAIARRKSAREGVNVTWHEAMGDRLPAVVGAGRATTVVSSLLFHHCTTPVKHALLAAAFATLRPGGALVVADYGLQRTRLMRALFLVIQAVDGRATTVPNSLGVLPGLMRDAGFIDVEECDVVPTPTGSVSLYVARRPNDPPDRRATARVGVNV; this is encoded by the coding sequence ATGATCGCTTTATTCACGCGCGAGCGCCGCTGGCGCGCCGCGCTGGTTGCGCTCGCGGCGCCGAGCCCGGGCGACGTCCTCGTCGACCTCGGCTGCGGAACCGGGACCTTAGCCATCCAGCTCAAGCAAGCGTGCCAGGCCTCGGAGGTGCTCGGCGTTGATCCCGATCCCGCCGTGCTGGCGATCGCCCGCCGGAAGTCGGCGCGCGAGGGGGTCAACGTGACTTGGCACGAGGCGATGGGGGACCGGTTGCCCGCGGTGGTCGGCGCCGGGCGCGCGACCACTGTTGTTTCGTCGCTGCTCTTCCATCACTGTACAACGCCCGTGAAGCATGCTCTCCTCGCGGCCGCCTTCGCCACGTTGCGACCAGGGGGTGCTCTGGTGGTCGCGGACTACGGGCTCCAGCGCACGCGTCTCATGCGTGCACTTTTCCTCGTGATCCAAGCTGTCGACGGGCGGGCCACCACTGTCCCCAACAGCCTTGGCGTGCTCCCCGGCCTGATGCGGGACGCGGGTTTCATCGACGTCGAGGAGTGCGACGTCGTGCCCACGCCAACCGGGTCAGTCTCGCTGTATGTCGCGCGCCGGCCGAACGATCCGCCCGATAGAAGGGCGACGGCGCGGGTAGGAGTCAACGTGTGA
- a CDS encoding isoprenylcysteine carboxylmethyltransferase family protein → MAGAGVAAFRRQRTTVDPRYPERATTLVAEGVYRWTRNPMYVGFVSVAAGAAVALGSPLALFGPGLLGVYLDRVQIPAEERALRARFDAPFESYVRTVHRWLGRSGHGLDGT, encoded by the coding sequence GTGGCCGGCGCGGGGGTCGCGGCATTCCGCCGGCAGCGCACGACCGTCGATCCGCGCTACCCCGAGCGCGCCACGACGCTCGTCGCCGAGGGGGTGTACCGCTGGACCCGCAATCCGATGTACGTGGGCTTCGTGAGCGTAGCGGCCGGCGCGGCGGTGGCGTTGGGCTCGCCGCTCGCGCTGTTCGGCCCAGGACTGCTCGGCGTGTACTTGGATCGCGTGCAGATCCCGGCAGAGGAGCGGGCGCTGCGGGCGCGTTTTGATGCCCCGTTCGAGTCCTACGTCCGGACGGTGCACCGTTGGTTGGGTCGCAGCGGGCACGGACTAGACGGGACCTGA
- a CDS encoding cytochrome c: MSLSSLLRLALLTGTVSGSARELLKLESSPIGEGMAMSAAVVASRLQVDGKALYLEHCKACHGVLGAPTKQALKKYNRIPSFADPGFFAKRSDDSLVTVVRKGAGRDMQSLADKLSNEEMRAVARYIRTLAKAP; this comes from the coding sequence ATGTCGCTCTCATCACTGCTCCGGCTCGCGCTTCTGACTGGTACCGTCAGCGGAAGCGCGCGTGAACTGCTCAAACTCGAGTCTTCTCCGATCGGCGAGGGAATGGCGATGTCGGCTGCCGTCGTCGCGTCGCGACTGCAAGTTGATGGCAAGGCGTTGTACCTCGAGCACTGTAAGGCCTGCCACGGCGTACTTGGGGCGCCAACCAAGCAAGCCCTCAAGAAGTACAACAGGATTCCCAGCTTTGCTGATCCCGGGTTCTTTGCGAAGCGTTCGGATGATTCACTCGTAACGGTGGTTCGCAAAGGTGCGGGCCGCGACATGCAGAGCTTGGCCGACAAGCTCTCGAACGAGGAGATGCGCGCCGTCGCTCGGTACATCCGCACGCTCGCCAAGGCGCCTTGA
- a CDS encoding TonB-dependent receptor, whose product MLDRGTLQRARVSSTNEALRKLAGVTVRDEEGLGLRPNIGIRGLNPTRSTKTLLLEDGIPITLAPYGDNAAYYHPPVGRMERIEVLKGAGSILHGPQTVGGVINYITPGLPVESGATLRFTGGSNGLANGYFRGAAVNGDAGAVVDLGRWRAEGARENVSSDVTDASIKLFVPLAAGHRLIAKTNVYREASQVTYSGLTEDEWATNPRQNPFRNDVFTIDRLGGTVAHEFSRKARRLTTTVYGHDISRPWWRQSSNSSQRPNDRSDPACGGMQNLESGCGNEGRVRRYRVLGAESRYSHPLRLSTMFGTLDAGARLHREVQERQQINGASFNSRTAGPTTNPGSGLVEDNRRSTDAVAGWAQARLGTARFTVTSGLRIERIDIARRNFRPVAESPDGVSGATSLTELIPGVGTTFTALPTITLFAGAHRGFSPPRNEDIISNTTGSVVELDPERSWNYEAGLRWVPRATWTVDMTAFRMDFSNQIIPASVAGGTGATLTSAGRTLHQGLELDVRADLGAGRAVTPFVQLATTWVPVARTEGTRFAYIGAGGADVAGKVYAEQNGTGTRTRLDVSGKRLPYAPALTTTATLGLRHRGGADVSVEAVHLGQQFGDAANTRVTVADGQQGILPANTLWNVAGNVPLRRLGVTAFATAKNLFGELVIVDRTRGLLPGMRRMVQAGLERSF is encoded by the coding sequence GTGCTTGACCGCGGCACGTTACAGCGCGCGCGCGTATCCTCGACCAACGAGGCCCTGCGCAAACTCGCCGGGGTAACTGTTCGCGACGAGGAGGGGTTGGGATTGCGACCCAACATCGGAATCCGTGGGCTCAACCCCACCCGCTCCACCAAGACGCTGCTGCTTGAGGACGGCATCCCGATCACGCTGGCGCCCTATGGCGACAACGCGGCGTACTACCACCCGCCGGTCGGCCGCATGGAGCGCATCGAGGTGCTGAAGGGGGCGGGCTCGATTCTGCACGGCCCCCAGACGGTCGGCGGCGTCATCAACTACATCACGCCGGGTCTGCCCGTCGAGAGCGGTGCGACGCTCCGCTTCACGGGTGGCAGCAATGGATTGGCAAACGGTTATTTCCGCGGGGCGGCCGTCAACGGCGACGCTGGTGCCGTGGTCGACCTTGGCCGCTGGCGCGCCGAGGGCGCCCGCGAGAACGTGAGTTCGGACGTGACCGATGCGTCCATCAAGCTCTTCGTGCCGCTCGCTGCGGGCCACCGACTGATCGCCAAGACCAACGTGTACCGTGAGGCGTCGCAGGTCACGTACTCTGGACTGACCGAAGACGAGTGGGCCACCAATCCCCGCCAGAATCCGTTTCGCAACGACGTCTTTACCATTGATCGGCTTGGCGGGACCGTCGCTCACGAGTTCAGCCGCAAGGCGCGGCGCCTCACCACCACCGTGTACGGCCACGACATCTCACGGCCTTGGTGGCGGCAATCCTCGAACTCTTCTCAGCGCCCGAATGACCGCAGCGATCCGGCCTGCGGCGGAATGCAGAATCTCGAATCCGGTTGTGGCAACGAGGGGCGGGTCCGTCGTTATCGGGTGCTCGGCGCCGAGTCGCGTTACAGCCATCCGCTGCGACTGTCGACCATGTTCGGCACATTGGACGCGGGCGCCCGTCTGCACCGCGAGGTGCAGGAGCGCCAACAGATCAACGGGGCGTCCTTCAATAGTCGCACCGCCGGCCCGACCACCAACCCAGGCTCCGGCCTGGTCGAGGACAACCGTCGGAGCACGGATGCCGTAGCCGGCTGGGCACAGGCACGACTGGGCACCGCGCGCTTCACCGTGACCTCGGGGCTTCGCATCGAGCGCATCGACATCGCGCGGCGCAACTTCCGACCCGTCGCTGAAAGCCCGGATGGCGTCTCCGGTGCAACGTCGCTGACCGAACTGATTCCGGGGGTGGGCACCACGTTCACTGCGTTGCCGACGATCACCCTGTTCGCCGGCGCGCATCGCGGATTCAGTCCGCCGCGCAACGAGGACATCATCAGCAACACGACCGGCAGCGTGGTGGAGCTCGATCCCGAGCGCAGCTGGAACTATGAAGCGGGTCTGCGCTGGGTGCCACGTGCCACGTGGACGGTGGACATGACCGCCTTCCGGATGGACTTCTCTAACCAGATCATCCCGGCCAGCGTCGCCGGTGGTACCGGCGCCACGCTGACGAGCGCTGGCCGCACGCTGCATCAGGGGCTGGAGCTGGACGTCCGCGCCGACCTGGGTGCCGGGCGCGCCGTGACGCCGTTCGTGCAGCTCGCCACGACGTGGGTGCCGGTGGCCCGCACCGAGGGCACTCGCTTCGCCTACATCGGTGCCGGTGGCGCTGACGTGGCCGGCAAAGTGTACGCCGAGCAAAATGGCACAGGCACCCGCACCCGGCTGGACGTGAGCGGGAAGCGCTTGCCGTATGCGCCGGCGCTGACGACCACGGCGACGCTCGGCCTGCGGCATCGCGGTGGCGCCGACGTGTCCGTCGAGGCGGTGCACCTCGGACAGCAGTTCGGCGATGCGGCCAACACGCGTGTTACCGTGGCCGACGGCCAGCAGGGCATCCTGCCGGCGAACACCCTCTGGAATGTCGCCGGTAACGTGCCGCTCCGGCGGCTGGGCGTGACGGCGTTTGCGACGGCCAAGAACCTCTTCGGGGAGCTGGTGATAGTGGATCGCACCCGAGGGCTTCTGCCTGGCATGCGACGCATGGTGCAGGCTGGGCTCGAGCGCTCGTTCTGA
- a CDS encoding cytochrome b N-terminal domain-containing protein, translating into MSEPDPSISERGWLDRRLDLRGLYRGLLDRPVPSGLTWWHTLGSATLAVFLVQLVSGLVLAMFYAPSPDHAYNSIKFLEQQVAAGRVLRAVHHWGSSAMVVLALLHTLRVFAMGAYKYPREVNWIIGVGLLGLVLGFGFTGYLLPWDQRAYWATQVGTSIASTVPYIGGDLALLLKGGSQLGAATLTRFYAFHVLWLPGGIVVLIAMHLAMVVRQGIAAPARLLETGAPARTDDAEYVEHYARVYEGSKQGGVRFWPDIIAKDVVASLLVIVVLFVVAWWAGAPIEAPADPTDNSYIPTPEWYFLPFFQLLKLFPGSMEATVAIGVPSLLAVVFLGLPLFDRRSTRRLRGRPFAALGASVLLGGSVVLLGAAVRDAQQTVAPETGRVLSSVARAGRATFRRQCASCHVVDGSGGSDGPELTLVGARHSIAWLHSFIENPSAFHADSKMSAFGPPSLSHQEIEEIAQYLSALRGRPGKEAALAIRDTFPSPIPSAPGRAPQTSPPN; encoded by the coding sequence ATGAGCGAGCCCGATCCTTCAATCTCGGAGCGCGGATGGCTGGATCGTCGGCTCGACCTACGCGGACTCTATCGCGGTCTCCTCGATCGTCCGGTTCCCAGTGGTCTCACATGGTGGCATACCTTGGGCAGCGCCACCCTCGCAGTCTTCCTGGTGCAACTCGTCAGCGGCCTGGTGTTGGCGATGTTTTACGCGCCCTCTCCTGACCACGCCTACAACAGCATCAAGTTTCTCGAGCAGCAGGTCGCGGCGGGCCGTGTTCTTCGAGCGGTTCACCACTGGGGCTCGAGTGCCATGGTGGTGCTGGCGCTGCTGCATACACTCCGGGTGTTTGCAATGGGTGCGTACAAATACCCGCGCGAGGTGAACTGGATAATCGGCGTGGGCTTGCTCGGTCTGGTACTCGGCTTCGGCTTCACCGGATACTTGCTGCCGTGGGACCAGCGCGCTTATTGGGCAACGCAAGTCGGTACAAGCATCGCCAGCACCGTGCCCTACATCGGCGGCGACTTGGCGCTGTTGTTAAAGGGCGGATCGCAACTCGGCGCGGCCACGCTCACGCGGTTCTATGCGTTTCATGTGCTTTGGCTACCTGGCGGGATCGTCGTGCTGATAGCGATGCATCTGGCGATGGTGGTACGGCAGGGCATTGCGGCGCCAGCGCGTCTGCTGGAAACAGGTGCGCCCGCACGGACGGACGATGCCGAGTACGTGGAGCACTACGCGCGGGTCTACGAGGGAAGCAAGCAAGGCGGCGTGCGATTCTGGCCGGACATTATTGCGAAGGATGTGGTCGCGTCGCTGCTCGTCATTGTCGTGCTCTTCGTCGTGGCGTGGTGGGCTGGAGCACCGATCGAGGCACCGGCCGATCCGACCGACAACTCATACATCCCCACACCCGAATGGTACTTTCTACCATTTTTTCAGTTGCTGAAGTTGTTTCCAGGGTCGATGGAAGCTACCGTCGCCATCGGGGTGCCGTCCCTTTTGGCAGTGGTCTTCTTGGGGCTGCCCCTGTTTGATCGCCGAAGCACGAGGCGCTTGAGGGGGCGTCCGTTCGCTGCGCTCGGAGCAAGCGTGCTTCTCGGCGGCTCGGTCGTCCTCTTGGGAGCGGCCGTGCGCGACGCGCAACAGACTGTCGCACCGGAAACCGGTCGAGTCTTGAGCTCAGTCGCGCGCGCGGGTCGCGCCACCTTTCGGCGACAATGCGCGAGCTGTCACGTGGTCGACGGATCGGGAGGTTCTGACGGGCCCGAGCTGACTCTTGTCGGTGCGCGCCACAGTATCGCTTGGCTGCACAGTTTCATCGAGAATCCGAGCGCATTCCACGCCGATTCCAAGATGTCCGCCTTTGGCCCTCCGTCGTTAAGTCACCAAGAGATCGAGGAGATCGCGCAGTACCTCAGCGCCTTGCGCGGCAGGCCGGGCAAGGAGGCCGCATTGGCGATTCGCGATACGTTTCCGTCTCCGATCCCCTCTGCGCCGGGGCGCGCCCCTCAGACATCCCCGCCCAACTAG
- a CDS encoding ATP-binding protein: MTRQRDHLESTATSAGVGLLFGVLLLHPLTMVIYWYEFHPDIAGVTHVAQFVLSRMRAGFLPAMWPMTGLFMIMGGAMGVAVGYTLRIVYRRARQVDQLQAELGRSLASLLASGESETVEFKATARWDHSVGRVNRALELAIVRSAAALMNTRGGSVLIGVDDLGHPCGLTSDLGTLRRKNRDGFQQFVIGLIEQHLGTAACRYVHVFFHAVGGHDVCRVLVERAPWPVFLTDQHVARYFVRTGNSTRELDAREALQHVIGESDRHA; encoded by the coding sequence ATGACTCGACAACGTGATCATCTGGAGAGCACCGCCACCTCGGCGGGCGTGGGCCTGCTGTTCGGGGTGCTGCTGCTGCATCCGCTGACGATGGTGATCTATTGGTACGAATTCCATCCGGACATCGCCGGAGTGACGCATGTCGCGCAATTTGTGCTGTCACGAATGCGCGCCGGCTTTTTGCCAGCAATGTGGCCCATGACGGGACTGTTCATGATCATGGGAGGGGCGATGGGCGTGGCCGTTGGGTACACACTTCGCATCGTCTATCGGCGCGCTCGTCAGGTCGATCAGCTCCAAGCGGAGCTCGGCCGCAGCCTGGCGTCGCTGCTCGCATCGGGCGAGAGCGAGACGGTCGAATTCAAGGCTACTGCGCGCTGGGACCATAGTGTCGGCCGAGTAAATCGAGCGCTGGAACTCGCAATAGTTCGCTCAGCCGCAGCACTCATGAATACCCGCGGTGGCAGCGTGCTCATCGGCGTGGATGACTTGGGACATCCGTGCGGACTTACGTCGGACCTCGGGACACTTCGCCGCAAAAACCGCGATGGTTTTCAGCAGTTCGTCATCGGCTTGATCGAGCAGCATCTGGGTACGGCCGCATGCCGCTATGTACACGTGTTCTTTCACGCCGTAGGTGGCCACGACGTCTGTCGTGTGCTGGTCGAGCGCGCACCGTGGCCGGTATTCCTCACAGATCAGCATGTCGCGCGGTACTTCGTCAGGACCGGCAACAGTACACGCGAACTCGATGCGCGCGAAGCGCTGCAACACGTCATCGGAGAATCGGACCGTCATGCATGA
- a CDS encoding DUF4198 domain-containing protein, which translates to VPLDRVASVRVIGATSDNVATDVVASAGALRITAKPTSVGQYLVVLATKPGTLANTSAGFLKFLAAEGASAEARRLGESSLTRDADSVIFEHAVLASTVAEVGHGGARAFSRAGILPLGIVPLVDPAVLRVGDTLRLQLRADGRPVPRLGVDVKTALDTTVRGTGEYASMIADSAGVVAIPLSRAGAWMLRTAWVAPTQPAGARVIRTRVWRATFVWNVRPHG; encoded by the coding sequence CCGTGCCGCTCGATCGCGTCGCCTCGGTTCGGGTGATCGGTGCCACGAGCGACAACGTGGCTACCGATGTCGTCGCGTCCGCGGGCGCGCTCCGCATCACCGCCAAGCCCACGTCAGTCGGACAGTACCTCGTCGTGTTGGCCACGAAGCCCGGTACACTGGCCAACACGTCCGCCGGCTTTCTCAAGTTCCTCGCCGCCGAGGGCGCGAGCGCCGAGGCGCGCCGACTGGGGGAAAGCTCGCTCACGCGCGACGCGGACAGCGTCATCTTCGAGCACGCCGTGCTCGCTTCGACGGTCGCCGAAGTCGGCCATGGCGGCGCACGCGCCTTCTCGCGCGCCGGCATTCTCCCCCTCGGCATCGTGCCGCTGGTCGATCCGGCCGTTCTCCGCGTCGGTGATACGCTGCGCCTTCAGCTCCGCGCCGACGGTCGGCCAGTGCCGCGCTTGGGCGTGGACGTAAAGACTGCTCTCGACACCACCGTTCGCGGCACCGGCGAGTACGCCTCCATGATCGCCGATTCCGCAGGTGTTGTGGCGATCCCGCTCTCCCGCGCCGGCGCGTGGATGTTGCGGACGGCGTGGGTGGCGCCTACGCAGCCAGCAGGAGCTCGCGTGATTCGCACGCGTGTGTGGCGCGCGACGTTCGTGTGGAACGTCCGGCCGCACGGTTGA